The Peribacillus sp. FSL P2-0133 genome has a segment encoding these proteins:
- a CDS encoding MetQ/NlpA family ABC transporter substrate-binding protein, with protein MKKFLGFALILVLSIALAACGSEKDKSGSDTEKESKKLVVGASNVPHAEILEEAKPLLKEKGIELEIETFQDYVLPNKALNDKELDANYFQHIPYLEGQIKENGYDFVNAGGIHIEPIALYSQKYKSIDKLPEGATIIMSSSVADHGRALSLLEKNGLITLKEGIDKTTATTKDIVENKKNLKFDADYEAALLPKIYESGEGDAVLINSNYAIDAGLNPLEDSIAIEDSESPYVNVIAVNKGDENKEEIKTLVEVLHSKEIQDFILKEYKGAVVPVDK; from the coding sequence GTGAAAAAGTTTTTAGGATTTGCATTAATTTTAGTGTTATCTATCGCTTTGGCTGCTTGTGGAAGTGAAAAGGATAAAAGCGGCAGTGATACAGAAAAAGAATCGAAGAAATTAGTTGTAGGGGCATCCAATGTTCCGCATGCTGAAATCCTTGAGGAAGCTAAGCCGCTTCTTAAAGAAAAAGGAATCGAATTGGAAATCGAAACATTCCAGGACTATGTTTTACCGAATAAGGCGTTGAATGATAAGGAATTGGATGCTAACTACTTCCAACACATTCCTTATTTGGAAGGGCAAATTAAAGAAAATGGATATGACTTCGTCAATGCTGGCGGAATTCATATCGAGCCGATTGCTCTATATTCACAAAAATATAAAAGCATTGATAAACTTCCGGAAGGCGCAACAATTATTATGAGCAGCTCTGTTGCTGACCACGGACGTGCGTTATCTCTATTAGAAAAAAATGGCCTGATTACATTAAAAGAAGGCATCGATAAAACGACAGCTACAACGAAAGACATCGTTGAAAATAAGAAAAACCTTAAATTCGATGCTGATTATGAAGCGGCCCTGCTTCCTAAAATATATGAGAGCGGCGAAGGCGATGCCGTCCTGATCAACTCCAATTATGCGATTGACGCTGGATTGAATCCGCTTGAAGATTCAATTGCGATTGAAGACTCTGAATCACCATATGTTAACGTTATTGCTGTTAACAAAGGTGATGAAAATAAAGAAGAAATCAAAACGCTAGTAGAAGTATTACATTCTAAAGAAATTCAAGATTTTATTCTAAAGGAATACAAAGGTGCAGTTGTACCGGTGGATAAATAA
- a CDS encoding methionine ABC transporter permease produces the protein MLEELLPNIDWEDIIEATKETLYMTSVSVVATFFIGIILGLILFLTGKGNMWENRVINGVMSAIVNIFRSIPFLILIVLLIPFTKALVGSMIGENAALPALIIGAAPFYARMVEIGLREIDKGVIEAAKSMGAKTSTIIWKVLLPESMPALISGITVTSIALVGYTAMAGVIGAGGLGNLAYLDGYQRNQNDVTLVATIVILIIVFIIQIIGDVITSKLDKR, from the coding sequence ATGCTTGAAGAATTATTGCCGAATATTGATTGGGAAGACATTATTGAAGCAACGAAAGAAACGCTCTACATGACAAGCGTCTCTGTAGTGGCAACCTTTTTTATAGGCATAATATTAGGATTGATCCTGTTCCTGACAGGGAAGGGTAATATGTGGGAAAACCGGGTAATCAACGGGGTCATGAGTGCTATCGTTAATATATTCCGTTCCATTCCATTTCTTATTTTGATCGTGCTGCTCATTCCTTTCACTAAGGCACTTGTCGGTTCAATGATCGGAGAGAACGCTGCATTGCCGGCACTTATTATCGGTGCGGCCCCATTCTATGCGCGTATGGTTGAAATCGGCCTGCGTGAAATCGATAAAGGTGTAATTGAAGCCGCTAAATCTATGGGGGCAAAAACGAGCACGATCATTTGGAAGGTCCTTCTTCCAGAGTCGATGCCTGCCCTTATTTCCGGAATTACGGTAACATCGATTGCATTGGTTGGATATACCGCAATGGCCGGGGTCATCGGCGCAGGCGGACTTGGTAATCTAGCCTATTTGGACGGCTATCAAAGAAATCAAAATGACGTTACGCTTGTAGCGACGATCGTTATTCTAATTATCGTCTTCATAATTCAAATTATTGGAGATGTGATTACATCTAAATTGGACAAAAGATAA
- a CDS encoding methionine ABC transporter ATP-binding protein: MITLTKVSKLFRTGKGNSETIKAVNNVNVEINKGEIFGIIGYSGAGKSTLIRMLNGLETPTEGSVVVAEKEISKIKGAQLRKARQEISMIFQHFNLLWSRTVQENISFPLEIAGVSKTERTKRVNELIKLVGLEGREKAYPSQLSGGQKQRVGIARALANNPKVLLCDEATSALDPQTTDSILELLVDINQRLGLTIVLITHEMHVIRKICHRVAVMENGQVVEQGPVLDVFKNPKEQMTKRFVQQVTEPEETKETMDHLLERYPAGKVIQLTFVGDHAESPLITKLVRNFELDVNIVQGKISQTRSGSYGTLFIHLDGTEDEMLRAIEFIKAQQVGVEVITHA, translated from the coding sequence ATGATTACATTGACGAAAGTCAGTAAGCTGTTCCGAACAGGAAAAGGAAACAGTGAGACGATCAAGGCTGTAAATAATGTGAATGTTGAAATAAATAAAGGTGAGATTTTCGGTATCATCGGATACAGTGGAGCGGGGAAAAGTACTTTGATCAGAATGCTCAATGGATTGGAAACTCCTACAGAGGGATCCGTTGTGGTGGCTGAGAAGGAAATTTCAAAAATTAAAGGGGCTCAGCTCCGTAAGGCCCGTCAAGAAATCAGCATGATTTTCCAACATTTCAATCTATTATGGTCAAGGACCGTTCAGGAAAATATTTCTTTCCCATTGGAAATTGCAGGAGTTTCTAAAACTGAACGGACCAAGCGTGTGAACGAATTGATCAAGTTAGTCGGACTGGAAGGCAGGGAAAAGGCCTATCCTTCACAATTAAGCGGAGGGCAAAAGCAAAGGGTGGGAATAGCCAGGGCTCTGGCAAATAACCCTAAAGTGCTGCTGTGTGATGAAGCGACATCTGCCTTGGATCCGCAGACTACCGACTCCATACTCGAATTGCTTGTTGACATCAATCAGCGCCTAGGATTGACGATCGTCTTGATAACACATGAAATGCATGTAATACGTAAAATCTGTCATCGCGTCGCCGTGATGGAAAACGGGCAAGTTGTTGAACAGGGTCCTGTCCTGGATGTTTTCAAGAATCCTAAAGAACAAATGACGAAGCGTTTCGTGCAGCAGGTAACGGAACCAGAAGAAACGAAAGAAACGATGGACCATTTGCTCGAACGTTATCCTGCAGGCAAAGTGATTCAATTGACCTTTGTAGGTGATCATGCAGAAAGCCCGTTGATCACCAAACTTGTACGAAACTTCGAGTTGGATGTCAATATCGTTCAAGGTAAGATATCCCAAACAAGAAGCGGTTCATATGGAACATTGTTTATCCATCTTGATGGCACAGAGGATGAAATGCTCCGCGCAATCGAATTCATTAAAGCACAGCAGGTAGGCGTGGAGGTGATTACTCATGCTTGA
- a CDS encoding O-acetylhomoserine aminocarboxypropyltransferase/cysteine synthase family protein, producing MSGKKLRFETLSVHGGLQADETGARAVPIYQSNAYLFKDTDHAANLFGLKENGYIYTRLHNPTVSVFEERMALLEGGIGGLATASGMAAISLSILNIAAAGDEIVSASTLYGGTYNLFENTLPKYGIKVKFVSPDDPENFKRAITPRTKAIFAETIGNPSLRVLDIEAVAKIAHEAGIPLIIDNTFATPYLCRPIDFGADIVIHSATKWLLGNGTTLGGVIVDGGKFDWNSPNYPGFTEPDPSYDGLVYAEAVGPAAFITKARVQLLRDLGPALSAQSAFQFTLGLETLHVRMKEHLSNTKSVIKYLKNHPAVTWVSHPGDEDHPDKALADKYLPKGAGSVVTFGIQGNREAGAKLINSVELWSHVANVGDAKSLIIHPASTTHQQLNEAGLAKAGVRADQVRLSIGIENVDDLIEDLEQAIENATNIVSLTSKTL from the coding sequence ATGTCAGGGAAAAAGTTGCGTTTCGAAACATTGAGTGTTCATGGCGGTCTGCAAGCTGATGAAACAGGTGCACGTGCAGTTCCTATTTACCAAAGCAATGCATACTTGTTCAAAGACACCGACCATGCAGCGAATTTATTTGGCCTAAAGGAGAATGGCTATATATATACACGGCTTCATAATCCCACGGTCAGCGTTTTTGAGGAAAGAATGGCCTTATTGGAAGGCGGTATCGGCGGGTTGGCAACAGCAAGCGGAATGGCTGCCATCTCACTTTCAATCCTGAACATTGCCGCTGCAGGTGACGAGATTGTTTCAGCCTCTACATTATATGGCGGTACGTATAACCTTTTTGAAAATACTCTTCCCAAGTATGGGATCAAAGTGAAGTTCGTTTCTCCCGATGACCCTGAAAATTTCAAAAGGGCGATTACGCCAAGAACTAAAGCCATTTTTGCCGAAACGATCGGTAATCCAAGTTTGAGGGTGCTTGACATTGAAGCGGTAGCGAAAATCGCCCATGAAGCCGGCATACCTTTAATCATTGATAATACCTTTGCGACACCGTATCTTTGCAGACCAATTGATTTTGGCGCGGACATCGTCATCCATTCCGCTACAAAATGGCTTCTGGGAAATGGAACGACACTAGGCGGTGTCATCGTGGATGGAGGGAAGTTCGATTGGAACTCGCCAAACTACCCTGGCTTCACGGAGCCTGACCCAAGCTACGACGGTCTTGTATACGCCGAGGCAGTAGGACCTGCCGCATTCATAACGAAAGCCCGAGTTCAGTTACTTCGAGACTTAGGCCCTGCGCTAAGTGCCCAAAGTGCATTCCAGTTTACGCTTGGACTTGAAACGCTGCATGTAAGGATGAAAGAGCATCTATCAAACACCAAGTCTGTCATTAAATATTTAAAAAACCATCCTGCCGTGACTTGGGTTTCGCATCCTGGTGATGAGGATCATCCCGATAAAGCCCTTGCAGATAAATATTTACCTAAGGGAGCCGGATCTGTCGTGACGTTTGGAATACAAGGTAATCGCGAAGCTGGGGCAAAACTTATCAATTCGGTGGAATTATGGTCCCATGTGGCGAATGTAGGGGATGCGAAGAGCTTGATCATCCACCCAGCCAGTACGACCCATCAACAATTGAATGAGGCGGGTCTTGCGAAAGCGGGTGTGCGCGCCGATCAAGTCCGTTTATCCATCGGGATTGAAAATGTAGACGACTTAATAGAAGATTTGGAGCAGGCAATTGAAAATGCGACGAATATCGTTTCCTTGACTTCCAAAACGCTTTAA
- a CDS encoding thioredoxin family protein, with the protein MQEWKEEECKLAVENGETFCLYLYTPLCGTCQVASKMLTISLELFPELKAGKMNMNYVHAIAESYEIESVPCLLLFKKGKLHKKIYAFQSVPYLYGLLKEIS; encoded by the coding sequence ATGCAGGAATGGAAAGAAGAAGAGTGTAAGCTTGCTGTTGAAAATGGGGAAACCTTTTGCTTATATTTATATACGCCTTTATGCGGCACTTGTCAGGTTGCATCCAAGATGCTGACGATATCCTTGGAGCTGTTTCCGGAATTGAAGGCAGGCAAAATGAATATGAACTATGTCCATGCAATTGCCGAATCATATGAAATCGAAAGTGTGCCTTGTTTATTGCTTTTCAAAAAAGGAAAGCTGCACAAAAAAATATATGCCTTTCAATCCGTTCCTTATTTGTACGGATTGCTTAAGGAAATCAGCTAA
- a CDS encoding toprim domain-containing protein: MEWGEFDKVIIVEGSSDRRKVASVLNEDVEIRCTNGTISLTKLDELVDELMDRDVYLLFDADESGEKLRKQFRREMPEANHLYINKMYKEVESSPEHHIATVLLSANMNVKMKFLSQRVND; this comes from the coding sequence ATGGAGTGGGGCGAATTCGATAAAGTGATCATTGTAGAAGGCAGTTCCGATAGAAGAAAAGTTGCCTCCGTTTTAAATGAAGATGTGGAAATAAGATGTACGAATGGGACCATATCATTAACTAAGCTGGATGAATTAGTGGATGAATTGATGGATCGTGATGTTTATCTCCTTTTTGACGCAGATGAATCAGGAGAAAAGCTGCGGAAGCAGTTCCGAAGGGAAATGCCGGAAGCGAACCACCTGTATATTAATAAAATGTACAAAGAAGTGGAAAGCTCACCCGAACATCATATCGCAACTGTGCTACTATCTGCCAATATGAATGTGAAAATGAAATTTTTAAGTCAAAGGGTGAACGACTAA
- the gcvH gene encoding glycine cleavage system protein GcvH, whose product MTTTPKELRYTKEHEWVKTEDGTVRIGITAFAQSELGDIVFVELPEIGDELKANEPFGSVESVKTVSELYAPISGKVVEVNEDLSDNPEYVNESPYEKAWMVVLEPSNSSDIENLMSAEEYESLING is encoded by the coding sequence ATGACAACAACACCAAAAGAACTTCGTTACACTAAAGAACATGAATGGGTCAAAACGGAAGATGGAACAGTGCGCATTGGGATTACAGCTTTCGCACAGTCCGAGCTTGGGGACATCGTATTCGTTGAGCTTCCGGAAATCGGCGATGAATTGAAAGCGAACGAACCATTTGGAAGTGTTGAATCCGTTAAGACCGTTTCTGAGCTTTATGCACCTATCAGTGGCAAGGTTGTTGAAGTAAACGAAGATTTAAGTGACAACCCTGAATATGTAAATGAGTCTCCTTATGAAAAGGCATGGATGGTCGTGCTTGAACCATCTAATAGCAGTGATATTGAAAACTTGATGAGCGCTGAAGAGTATGAGAGTTTAATCAACGGTTAA
- a CDS encoding arsenate reductase family protein, translated as MGLTLYWYPKCGTCRNAKKWLDNHELQYEAIHIAENPPSRTEIEQLYKISNLELKKFFNTSGQKYRELGLKDKLKEASEAEMLDILSTDGMLLKRPIVTDGNKVTVGFKEEQFEQVWN; from the coding sequence ATGGGCTTAACATTATATTGGTACCCAAAATGCGGCACATGCCGTAACGCGAAGAAGTGGCTGGATAATCATGAACTGCAATATGAAGCGATCCATATAGCGGAAAATCCGCCTTCGCGAACAGAAATTGAACAACTATATAAAATCAGCAATTTGGAATTGAAGAAGTTTTTCAATACTAGCGGTCAAAAATATCGGGAGCTGGGCTTAAAGGATAAGCTGAAAGAAGCTTCTGAAGCAGAAATGCTTGATATATTGTCCACGGATGGCATGCTTCTGAAAAGGCCGATTGTTACAGATGGCAACAAAGTGACGGTAGGTTTCAAAGAAGAGCAATTCGAACAGGTTTGGAACTGA